A single genomic interval of Polaribacter vadi harbors:
- a CDS encoding MFS transporter, producing MKSSKFILPIIVISQFCCTSLWFAGNGVMPNLIENFNLNDASIGYLTSAVQFGFISGTFIFALFTIADRFSPSKVFFISAILGAAFNLMCVLDNQTLVSLMSLRFLTGFFLAGIYPVGMKIATDYYDKGLGKSLGYLVGALVLGTALPHLLKDLFTNSSWKHVLIATSLLSIFGGLLLLIFIKDGPFSTKSKGFNVLSCFNVFKNIEFRKASFGYFGHMWELYTFWTFVPVLFLMYQKLHHNIVFNIPLLSFAIIGFGSISCILSGYISEKLGVKKTAFHFLLLSCLCCLLSPLIFYQPNKTLFIIFLIFWGLVVIADSPLFSTLVAKNAPSENKGTALTIVNCIGFAITIISIQLLTTLQVSSTSSFIFIILAIGPIFGLLALKKKSVS from the coding sequence ATGAAAAGCTCTAAATTTATACTTCCCATCATTGTTATATCGCAATTTTGCTGCACTTCTCTGTGGTTTGCAGGCAATGGAGTAATGCCAAATCTTATAGAAAATTTTAATTTAAACGATGCTTCTATAGGGTATTTAACATCTGCTGTTCAGTTTGGTTTTATTTCTGGAACTTTTATTTTTGCTTTATTTACAATTGCTGATCGTTTTTCGCCTTCAAAAGTATTTTTTATAAGTGCCATTTTAGGAGCAGCTTTTAATTTGATGTGTGTTTTAGACAATCAAACTTTAGTTAGTTTGATGAGTTTACGTTTTTTAACAGGCTTTTTCTTGGCTGGAATTTATCCTGTTGGAATGAAAATTGCCACAGATTATTATGATAAAGGGTTAGGAAAATCTTTAGGTTATTTAGTTGGAGCTCTAGTATTAGGAACAGCTTTGCCTCATTTATTAAAAGATCTTTTTACAAATTCTTCTTGGAAACATGTTTTAATTGCAACCTCTTTATTATCCATCTTTGGTGGTTTATTATTGTTGATATTCATTAAAGACGGGCCATTTAGCACAAAAAGTAAAGGTTTTAATGTATTAAGTTGCTTCAACGTTTTTAAAAATATAGAATTCAGAAAAGCGTCTTTTGGCTATTTTGGTCATATGTGGGAATTGTATACCTTTTGGACATTTGTTCCTGTTTTATTTTTGATGTATCAAAAATTACATCATAATATAGTTTTCAATATTCCTTTGTTATCTTTTGCTATTATTGGATTTGGAAGTATTTCTTGTATTTTATCTGGCTATATTTCAGAAAAATTAGGTGTCAAAAAAACAGCTTTTCATTTTTTATTATTGTCCTGTTTGTGTTGTTTACTTTCTCCATTGATATTTTATCAACCAAATAAAACACTATTTATAATTTTTCTTATTTTCTGGGGATTGGTTGTAATTGCAGATTCTCCACTATTTTCAACATTAGTAGCAAAAAATGCTCCTTCAGAAAATAAAGGAACTGCTTTAACTATTGTGAACTGTATTGGTTTTGCAATAACAATTATCAGTATTCAACTGTTAACCACGTTACAAGTATCATCAACCTCTAGTTTTATCTTTATTATTTTAGCAATAGGGCCAATTTTTGGGTTGCTTGCTTTGAAGAAAAAATCAGTTTCATAA
- a CDS encoding bifunctional metallophosphatase/5'-nucleotidase has protein sequence MKSIKLITYFLAIVVLSSCQKDDQKINFTFLQLNDVYEIAPIQGGQFGGMARVATVHKELLQENKNTMLFMAGDFLNPSLLGTLKVDGERIRGAQMVNVMNAMNFDLAAFGNHEFDISQQDLQKRLNESTFPWVSANVKLKTAEAAIPFYKEINGKKENVHETFVKEFTDEDGTKIKVGFISVCIPSNPKEYVEYGNMFVKARASYAALKDSVDIVFGLTHVKIANDKRIAKLIPEIPLIMGGHEHTNMRIETENGVITKADANAKTVYIHRVSFDKKTKKATIVSELKEINASIKTDEKVGAVVNKWQNILNTQIKEVIQNPEEIIYATEIPLDGRDFSVRGEQSNLGSTITKAMYFAYNEKVDGVIVNGGSIRIDDQLVGNITPVDIFRVLPFGGAIVKVKIKGRLLKRVLDYGELAAGTGAYLQRHHIEKVGEKWLIQNKELNTTKIYTIAFSDYLLKGFDIPFLSEENKEVLGVYHPKENELAFDIRKAVVEYLKTQK, from the coding sequence TTGAAATCAATAAAACTAATTACCTACTTTTTAGCAATCGTAGTTTTATCTTCTTGTCAAAAAGACGATCAAAAAATAAACTTTACTTTTTTACAACTGAATGATGTGTATGAAATTGCGCCAATTCAAGGAGGACAGTTTGGAGGAATGGCTAGAGTTGCAACTGTACACAAAGAATTATTGCAAGAAAATAAAAATACGATGCTTTTTATGGCTGGTGATTTTTTAAATCCGTCTTTATTAGGAACTTTAAAAGTTGATGGAGAACGAATTCGAGGAGCACAAATGGTCAATGTTATGAATGCTATGAATTTCGATTTGGCAGCATTTGGGAATCATGAATTTGATATTTCTCAACAAGATTTGCAAAAACGTTTGAATGAAAGTACTTTTCCTTGGGTTTCTGCCAACGTAAAATTAAAAACAGCAGAAGCTGCAATTCCATTTTACAAAGAAATCAATGGAAAAAAAGAAAATGTGCACGAAACTTTTGTAAAAGAATTTACAGATGAAGATGGTACAAAAATTAAAGTCGGTTTTATAAGTGTCTGCATTCCATCAAACCCAAAAGAATATGTGGAATATGGAAATATGTTTGTAAAAGCAAGAGCATCTTATGCAGCATTAAAAGATTCTGTAGATATTGTTTTTGGATTGACACATGTTAAAATTGCAAATGATAAAAGAATTGCAAAGTTAATTCCTGAAATCCCATTAATTATGGGAGGTCATGAACATACTAATATGAGAATTGAAACCGAAAATGGCGTCATTACAAAAGCCGATGCGAATGCAAAAACGGTGTATATTCATAGAGTTTCTTTTGATAAAAAAACGAAAAAGGCAACAATCGTATCAGAATTAAAAGAAATAAATGCATCCATTAAAACAGATGAAAAAGTTGGGGCAGTTGTCAATAAATGGCAAAATATTTTAAATACTCAGATTAAAGAAGTTATTCAAAATCCTGAAGAAATTATTTATGCAACCGAAATTCCTTTAGATGGACGAGATTTTTCTGTGAGAGGAGAACAATCTAATTTAGGGTCAACAATTACAAAAGCAATGTATTTTGCGTATAACGAAAAAGTTGATGGAGTCATTGTAAATGGTGGTTCTATAAGGATTGATGATCAATTAGTTGGTAATATTACACCTGTAGATATTTTTAGAGTTTTACCTTTTGGTGGTGCCATTGTAAAGGTTAAAATAAAAGGAAGATTATTAAAGCGTGTTTTAGATTATGGAGAATTAGCTGCTGGAACTGGAGCATACCTTCAAAGACATCATATTGAGAAAGTAGGAGAGAAGTGGTTGATTCAAAACAAAGAATTAAACACGACTAAAATATATACAATTGCTTTTTCTGATTATTTATTAAAAGGATTTGATATTCCTTTTTTATCAGAAGAAAATAAAGAAGTTTTAGGAGTTTATCACCCTAAAGAAAATGAATTAGCTTTTGATATTAGAAAAGCTGTTGTAGAATACTTGAAAACACAAAAGTAA
- a CDS encoding DEAD/DEAH box helicase, giving the protein MSTFSELGLNEPIIKALTDLGYESPTVIQEKAIPQIISSKSDLKAFAQTGTGKTAAFSLPILQLIDGDSSNVQAIILSPTRELAVQIGKNIEDFCKYQKKIQVTTVYGGSSMEQQIKSLKRGSQIVVGTPGRTVDLINRRALKLGNVQWLVLDEADEMLNMGFKEELDKVLEATPDTKQTLLFSATFPKEVEAIARNYMHKPVEVTSGEKNSGSENVSHEYYSVTERTRYPALKRIADLNPDIYAIIFCRTRRETQEVADNLIKDGYSADALHGDLSQGQRDSVMGKFRKKTIQILVATDVAARGLDVTELTHVINHKLPDQIENYTHRSGRTGRAGNLGISIALVNGKEKGKLRVIERIIKQKFTEGKVPTGKEIVENQLINLIDKVKNTAVNESEMEEFLPSIYEKLIDLDREELIKKFVSLEFNTMLAYYENSKDLNDLGRETSRTRSTADNMTRFFINIGRKDELNPGKLIGLINDQNIGDKIEIGAIDILDTFSFFEIDKNFEDKTLDAFAANQPDFEGRSVNVEVTKKERSGGGRRGGKKSFGKKEGGFGRRRSSEGGSARKSDGGGRNADKSNRRSSSERPRSSGDRKSGGFGRKRRDS; this is encoded by the coding sequence ATGTCAACATTTTCAGAGTTAGGTTTAAACGAACCTATTATTAAAGCATTAACAGATTTAGGGTACGAAAGCCCAACTGTTATTCAAGAAAAAGCAATTCCACAAATAATTTCTTCTAAAAGCGATTTAAAAGCTTTTGCACAAACAGGAACAGGAAAAACAGCTGCTTTTAGTTTACCAATTTTACAACTTATAGATGGAGATAGTAGCAATGTACAAGCTATTATTTTATCACCAACAAGAGAACTTGCAGTTCAAATTGGTAAAAACATAGAAGATTTTTGTAAATATCAAAAAAAGATACAAGTAACTACTGTTTATGGTGGTTCTAGTATGGAACAACAAATTAAATCTTTAAAAAGAGGATCTCAAATAGTAGTTGGAACTCCAGGTAGAACTGTAGATTTAATTAATAGAAGAGCTTTAAAGTTAGGAAACGTTCAATGGTTAGTCTTAGACGAAGCTGATGAAATGTTAAACATGGGCTTTAAAGAAGAATTAGATAAGGTTTTAGAGGCAACTCCAGATACCAAGCAAACTTTATTGTTTTCTGCAACTTTTCCTAAAGAAGTAGAAGCAATTGCAAGAAATTACATGCACAAACCAGTTGAAGTAACTTCTGGTGAAAAAAATTCAGGTTCAGAGAATGTAAGTCACGAATATTATTCGGTTACAGAAAGAACACGTTACCCAGCTTTAAAAAGAATCGCGGATTTAAATCCTGATATTTATGCAATTATTTTTTGTAGAACTCGAAGAGAAACACAAGAAGTTGCAGACAATTTAATTAAAGATGGTTATAGTGCAGATGCTTTGCATGGAGATTTATCTCAAGGACAAAGAGATTCTGTAATGGGTAAATTCCGTAAAAAAACAATTCAGATTTTAGTAGCTACAGATGTTGCTGCTCGTGGTTTGGATGTTACTGAATTAACACACGTTATCAACCATAAATTACCAGATCAGATAGAAAACTACACACACAGAAGTGGTAGAACTGGTAGAGCTGGAAATTTAGGGATTTCAATTGCGTTAGTTAACGGAAAAGAAAAAGGTAAATTACGTGTTATAGAACGTATTATAAAACAAAAATTTACAGAAGGTAAAGTGCCAACTGGAAAAGAAATTGTTGAAAACCAATTAATTAATTTAATTGATAAAGTTAAAAATACAGCCGTTAACGAATCTGAAATGGAGGAGTTTTTACCAAGTATTTACGAGAAATTAATAGATTTAGACAGAGAAGAATTAATTAAAAAATTCGTGTCTTTAGAATTCAATACAATGCTTGCATACTATGAAAACTCTAAAGATTTAAATGATTTAGGTAGAGAAACTTCAAGAACTAGATCTACTGCAGATAATATGACTCGTTTCTTTATTAACATTGGTAGAAAAGACGAATTAAATCCTGGTAAATTGATTGGTTTAATTAACGATCAAAATATTGGTGATAAAATAGAAATTGGTGCTATCGATATTTTAGATACTTTTTCTTTCTTTGAAATTGATAAGAATTTTGAAGATAAAACTTTAGATGCTTTTGCTGCAAATCAGCCAGATTTTGAAGGGCGTTCAGTAAATGTAGAAGTTACTAAAAAAGAACGTTCTGGAGGAGGAAGAAGAGGAGGAAAAAAATCATTTGGTAAAAAAGAGGGTGGTTTTGGAAGAAGAAGAAGTTCTGAAGGAGGTTCTGCAAGAAAAAGTGATGGTGGAGGAAGAAATGCTGACAAATCAAACAGACGTTCTTCATCTGAAAGACCAAGAAGTTCTGGAGACAGAAAATCTGGTGGATTTGGAAGAAAACGTAGAGATTCTTAA
- a CDS encoding hydroxymethylglutaryl-CoA lyase produces MKKVKIIECPRDAMQGIKSHFISTEKKALYINSLLKVGFDTIDFGSFVSPKAIPQMRDTADVLAKLDLSKTDSKLLAIIANVRGANDASQFEEIDYLGYPFSISENFQMRNTHKTIDESIIALDAILNISQKTNKEVVAYLSMGFGNPYGDPWNVEIVGEWTEKLSKMGVKILSLSDTIGSSTPEVIDYLFSNLIPQYPEIEFGAHLHTTPDKWFEKVNAAYKAGCNRFDGAIKGYGGCPMAKDELTGNMPTEKLLSYFTAEKADTNIKPMSFESAYNKALEVFI; encoded by the coding sequence ATGAAAAAAGTTAAAATTATAGAATGTCCAAGAGACGCAATGCAAGGAATAAAATCTCATTTTATATCCACAGAAAAAAAGGCATTGTATATCAACTCGCTTTTAAAAGTTGGTTTTGATACTATTGATTTTGGTAGCTTCGTTTCCCCCAAAGCAATTCCGCAAATGCGAGATACAGCAGACGTTTTAGCAAAGTTGGATTTATCGAAAACAGACAGCAAACTTTTAGCAATCATCGCAAATGTTAGAGGTGCAAATGATGCATCTCAATTTGAAGAAATTGATTATTTAGGATATCCATTTTCGATTTCAGAAAACTTTCAAATGCGAAATACGCACAAAACTATTGATGAATCTATTATAGCTTTAGATGCTATTTTAAACATTTCACAAAAAACGAATAAGGAAGTGGTTGCTTATTTATCGATGGGTTTTGGAAATCCTTATGGAGATCCTTGGAATGTGGAAATAGTAGGCGAGTGGACAGAAAAATTATCAAAAATGGGTGTTAAAATTTTATCGCTCTCAGATACTATTGGTAGCTCAACTCCAGAAGTTATTGACTATCTATTTTCGAACTTAATTCCACAATATCCAGAAATTGAGTTTGGTGCACATTTACACACAACTCCAGATAAATGGTTTGAAAAAGTGAATGCTGCTTACAAAGCTGGTTGCAACAGATTTGATGGTGCCATAAAAGGGTATGGAGGTTGCCCAATGGCTAAAGACGAATTGACAGGAAATATGCCAACTGAAAAATTACTGAGTTATTTTACAGCTGAAAAAGCTGATACAAACATAAAACCGATGAGTTTTGAAAGTGCTTATAATAAAGCTTTAGAGGTTTTTATATAA